A window of the Rhizobium sp. ACO-34A genome harbors these coding sequences:
- a CDS encoding aldehyde dehydrogenase, which yields MNKTDLRPRAESFSSTPADYRNYIDGAFVGEASDWIEVSNPATGALLGRIPDSDAAAVDAAVAAARRAQPAWEKLPAIERANHLRKISAKLREHRLELADIIVREQGKVRGLAQVEVDFTADYIDYMAEWARRIEGEVLTSDRPNETMLLLRKPLGVVAGILPWNFPFFLIARKMAPALVTGNTIVIKPSEETPINAYVFAELLAETDLPAGVFNLVGGRGRISGEALASHPGIDLITFTGSVATGSHIMQLAGKNLTKVNLELGGKAPAIVLADADLDLAAKAIFDSRVINTGQVCNCAERVYVERPVHDALVARLKAHFEGTRYGDPSVEADLHMGPLVNKAGLDKVAQAVDTARQQGATIVLGGKVADKGQGFHYEPTLITDATAEMDIMKRETFGPVLPVQVVDSLDEAIRLANDSDYGLTSSIYTTNLNAALKASRELKFGETYINRENFEAMQGFHAGRRKSGIGGADGKHGLYEFTVTHAVYIQG from the coding sequence ATGAACAAGACAGACCTGCGTCCGCGCGCTGAGAGCTTTTCCAGCACGCCGGCCGACTATCGCAACTATATCGACGGCGCTTTCGTGGGTGAGGCGTCCGACTGGATCGAGGTATCCAACCCGGCGACCGGCGCCCTGCTCGGACGCATTCCCGACAGCGATGCCGCTGCTGTCGATGCGGCGGTGGCTGCCGCTCGCCGCGCTCAGCCGGCCTGGGAAAAGCTGCCGGCAATCGAGCGCGCCAACCATCTCCGCAAGATTTCCGCGAAGCTGCGCGAACACAGGCTCGAGCTTGCCGATATCATCGTGCGCGAGCAGGGCAAGGTTCGCGGGTTGGCGCAGGTCGAGGTTGATTTCACCGCTGACTACATCGACTACATGGCCGAGTGGGCGCGCCGTATCGAAGGCGAGGTACTGACCAGCGACCGCCCGAACGAGACGATGCTGCTCCTGCGCAAGCCGCTCGGCGTCGTTGCCGGCATTCTGCCGTGGAACTTTCCGTTCTTCCTGATCGCCCGCAAGATGGCGCCGGCTCTGGTGACCGGCAACACGATCGTCATCAAGCCGAGCGAAGAGACCCCGATCAACGCCTATGTCTTCGCCGAGCTTCTGGCCGAGACCGACCTGCCGGCAGGCGTGTTCAACTTGGTCGGCGGGCGCGGCCGCATTTCCGGCGAGGCGCTGGCCAGCCATCCGGGTATCGACCTCATCACCTTCACCGGCAGCGTGGCGACCGGCTCGCACATCATGCAGCTTGCCGGCAAGAACCTGACCAAGGTCAATCTCGAGCTCGGCGGCAAGGCTCCGGCCATCGTTCTGGCCGATGCGGATCTCGATCTGGCGGCAAAGGCGATCTTCGATTCCCGCGTCATCAACACCGGGCAGGTGTGCAATTGCGCCGAGCGCGTCTATGTCGAGCGTCCGGTCCACGATGCGCTCGTTGCCAGGCTCAAGGCGCATTTCGAAGGCACGCGTTACGGCGACCCTTCGGTCGAGGCCGACCTGCATATGGGACCGCTCGTCAACAAGGCAGGTCTCGACAAGGTGGCGCAGGCCGTCGATACCGCCCGTCAACAAGGCGCGACGATCGTCCTCGGCGGCAAGGTCGCCGACAAGGGACAGGGCTTCCACTACGAGCCTACGCTCATCACCGACGCGACGGCGGAGATGGATATCATGAAGCGGGAAACCTTCGGTCCTGTCCTGCCGGTCCAGGTGGTCGACAGCCTCGACGAGGCGATCCGGCTCGCCAATGATTCCGACTATGGCCTGACCTCGTCCATCTACACGACGAACCTCAACGCGGCGCTCAAGGCATCGCGCGAACTGAAGTTCGGCGAGACCTACATCAACCGCGAGAACTTCGAAGCCATGCAGGGCTTCCACGCTGGCCGCCGCAAGTCCGGCATCGGCGGCGCCGACGGCAAGCATGGTCTTTACGAGTTCACCGTGACGCACGCCGTCTACATCCAGGGCTGA
- a CDS encoding alpha-hydroxy-acid oxidizing enzyme, which translates to MRLADCHNFHDFRRLAKQRLPGPIFNYIDGAAEDEVTYRRNTASFESCDLLPSVLAGVSDVDMSVTVMGQKLAMPVYCSPTALQRLFHHDGERAVAAAADRFGTMFGVSSLGTTSLEEVRRISKSPQVYQFYFHKDRGLNREMMIRAKEAGVEVMMLTVDSITGGNRERDKRTGFSIPFRLTLAGMAQFAIKPAWAINHFTHEKFKLPQLDKHVDMGSGTMSISRYFTDMLDPTMNWSDVAEMVKTWGGQFCLKGIMTVEDAKRAIDIGCTGIILSNHGGRQLDGSRSGFDQLAEIVDAVGDRIDVMMDGGVQRGTHVLKALSLGAKAVGLGRYYLFPLAAAGQAGVERALLQIHTELERDMKLMGCRSVADLSRNNLRFR; encoded by the coding sequence ATGCGGCTTGCCGATTGCCACAATTTTCATGATTTCCGCCGACTGGCCAAACAGCGGCTTCCGGGGCCGATCTTCAACTATATCGACGGCGCGGCCGAGGACGAGGTGACGTACCGGCGCAATACGGCATCCTTCGAAAGCTGCGATCTGCTTCCGAGCGTGCTCGCCGGTGTGAGCGATGTCGATATGTCGGTGACCGTGATGGGCCAGAAGCTGGCCATGCCCGTTTACTGCTCGCCGACGGCCCTGCAACGCCTCTTCCATCACGACGGCGAGCGCGCCGTTGCGGCCGCGGCCGACCGGTTCGGAACCATGTTCGGCGTATCCTCGCTCGGCACGACCAGCCTTGAGGAGGTGCGTCGCATCAGCAAGTCGCCCCAAGTCTATCAGTTTTATTTCCATAAGGACCGCGGGCTTAACCGCGAAATGATGATCCGCGCCAAGGAGGCGGGCGTCGAAGTGATGATGCTGACGGTGGACAGCATTACCGGCGGCAACAGGGAGCGCGACAAGCGCACCGGCTTCTCCATACCCTTTCGCCTGACCCTGGCCGGCATGGCGCAGTTCGCCATAAAGCCGGCCTGGGCGATCAATCATTTTACCCATGAGAAATTCAAGCTGCCGCAGCTCGACAAACATGTCGACATGGGCAGCGGCACCATGTCGATCAGCCGGTATTTCACCGACATGCTCGACCCCACGATGAACTGGTCCGACGTCGCCGAGATGGTGAAGACGTGGGGCGGGCAGTTCTGCCTCAAGGGCATTATGACTGTCGAGGATGCCAAACGCGCCATCGATATCGGCTGCACCGGCATCATCCTGTCAAATCACGGCGGACGCCAGCTCGACGGGTCGCGAAGCGGTTTCGACCAGCTGGCGGAAATCGTCGATGCGGTCGGTGACCGTATCGACGTGATGATGGATGGCGGCGTGCAGCGCGGTACCCATGTGCTGAAGGCGCTTTCGCTCGGCGCCAAGGCTGTGGGTCTCGGCCGCTATTACCTGTTTCCGCTCGCCGCCGCTGGCCAGGCCGGCGTGGAAAGAGCGCTGCTGCAGATACACACCGAGCTCGAGCGCGACATGAAGCTGATGGGGTGCCGTTCGGTCGCGGATCTGTCGAGGAACAATCTTCGCTTCCGGTAA